A genomic segment from Nicotiana sylvestris chromosome 1, ASM39365v2, whole genome shotgun sequence encodes:
- the LOC138890343 gene encoding uncharacterized protein, with translation MFPIAWAVADQETKHSWSFFINYLKDDLQLGTGEELTVMADMQKGFSAALNEVLPNAEFRMCVRHMWSNWHKKWKGEERRKQFWRCSKSSYEVKFKEELEKMDKLGKDICRDLLYYPKKSWVRAYFEVHSKCDVVEKNMCEIFNSWILASRHKSIITMLEEIRRKIMTRKVDMLKFIDTWISDISPMARLLLEDSKELVRKCIILWNANVGFEIGEGLHKHVVNLTDNVCTCRAWQLRGIPCQHVVLAYYHINEEPEQAVEHWYKRDTFLKAYKYFIQPMTNIKMWPETNNPKIEPPKPKPMPGRPQRNRKKKYGKLSK, from the exons ATGTTTCCTATAGCATGGGCAGTTGCGGACCAGGAGACAAAACATAGCTGGAGTTTTTTCATCAACTACTTGAAAGATGATTTGCAATTGGGAACTGGAGAAGAATTGACTGTGATGGCAGATATGCAAAAG GGATTTTCTGCAGCTTTGAATGAAGTTTTACCTAATGCTGAATTTAGGATGTGTGTCAGGCACATGTGGTCTAATTGGCATAAGAAATGGAAAGGAGAGGAAAGGAGAAAACAGTTTTGGAGGTGCTCTAAATCTAGTTATGAAGTTAAGTTTAAAGAGGAGCTTGAGAAAATGGACAAACTTGGTAAGGATATTTGTAGGGATTTGTTATATTATCCAAAAAAGTCATGGGTTAGAGCTTATTTTGAAGTGCATTCCAAGTGTGATGTTGTTGAAAAAAATATGTGCGAGATCTTTAATTCATGGATTTTAGCTTCTAGGCATAAATCAATTATAACTATGTTGGAGGAGATTAGAAGGAAAATAATGACTAGAAAAGTGGATATGTTGAAATTTATTGATACTTGGATATCTGATATATCACCTATGGCAAGGCTATTGTTAGAGGATAGCAAAGAGCTTGTTAGAAAATGTATTATCCTTTGGAATGCTAATGTTGGATTTGAGATTGGAGAAGGGCTGCATAAGCATGTAGTTAATCTGACTGATAATGTTTGCACTTGTAGAGCTTGGCAGTTGAGGGGTATTCCATGTCAACATGTTGTTCTTGCATACTATCACATAAATGAAGAACCTGAACAGGCAGTGGAGCATTGGTATAAGAGGGATACCTTCTTAAAAGCATACAAGTATTTCATCCAGCCTATGACAAATATAAAGATGTGGCCTGAAACCAACAATCCTAAGATAGAGCCTCCCAAACCTAAACCCATGCCTGGTAGACCTCAGAGGAACAGGAAAAAGAAATATGGAAAGTTGTCCAAGTGA